The Streptomyces sp. ALI-76-A nucleotide sequence CGTTCGGCGTACGCCTGGATCCGGGTGTCCTCGCGGAGGGCGTACAGCAGGCGGTGCAGGCCGATGTCGGACGACTCGTGGAAGGACCGGTCCGCGGGGAGGGGCTGGCCGGGTGGGGTGGCCTCGGCGACGCGGGCCGCCTCGCGGAACGAGCGGGCGGTGTCGGAGAGGTCCGTGATCTCCGAGCCGACGCTCACCGCTGCTCGCGGGGCCATGCTCAGTGCGGTGCTGCACATTCGTTCGACGATGGGGCGCCAGGGTTGGGATGGACGCAGAGCCAGCAGGATGCCGAGGCGGTCGGGGGCCAGCTCGCCGACGAGGGCCGGGATGCCGGCGGTCCGGAGCTCCTGGGACAGGCGGGTCTCGAGCTCGGTCTTTCCTGTGCCTGTGCGGAGGTCGACCAGGGTCGCGACGAACCGGCTCTGGCGGGTCGGCAAGCCCAGTGCGGCGCAGCGGGCGTGGGCGTCCGCGGCGGAGCGGTGGCGCTGGTCGACCAGGTCGCGCAGGGCGTTTCGGTGTGCGGTGCGTTCCCAGGGGGTGGAATGGATGAGGCGGGCGACGGTCAGCGCCATCGCGGTCCGCTCCAGCACGGTGATGTCCTCCGGCCCGGAGGCGGGGCCGTCGGTGCGGGCCGGGAGCATGACCACGCGGCCCCAGCGCTCGCCCTGGTACTCGACGGGAGCGGTGAGCCAGCCCGCCGGGCCGCGTGTCGGCGTGTGGTCGTCGGCCTCGGCGGCCCTGGAGCGCCGTTCCCAGCCGATGAGCGCGTCCTCCAGCGTGCCTCCGGACGGTTCGCAGATCAGTGCCTGGTGCGCCAGGTTCTCCAGGACGACCGTGCGGCCGCACATCTCCGCCGCCGTACGCACCACGTCCTCCGGACCGGCGCCGCGCAGGGTCAGGGCGGTGAACACCTCGTGGATGCGCTGGGTGCGGCGCATCACGTCCGCCTGGTTGCCGAGCAGGAGGGCGTGCACGACCTGGGTGACTTCCAGGAAGTTGACGTCCTTGGCGAGCGTGACGAGGGGAAGCCCGCGCAGACGGCAGGCGTCGACGAGTGC carries:
- a CDS encoding PucR family transcriptional regulator, with the protein product MNDTHPAGHGPTRAPSVADVLALPVLAAGQPHVVTGEPHLDRPVRWVHITELTDPASFLKGGELVLTTGMPLPEDVAGVRRYVDELADVGAAALVIELVRRYHRPPDALVDACRLRGLPLVTLAKDVNFLEVTQVVHALLLGNQADVMRRTQRIHEVFTALTLRGAGPEDVVRTAAEMCGRTVVLENLAHQALICEPSGGTLEDALIGWERRSRAAEADDHTPTRGPAGWLTAPVEYQGERWGRVVMLPARTDGPASGPEDITVLERTAMALTVARLIHSTPWERTAHRNALRDLVDQRHRSAADAHARCAALGLPTRQSRFVATLVDLRTGTGKTELETRLSQELRTAGIPALVGELAPDRLGILLALRPSQPWRPIVERMCSTALSMAPRAAVSVGSEITDLSDTARSFREAARVAEATPPGQPLPADRSFHESSDIGLHRLLYALREDTRIQAYAERQLGRLMDHDTQHGTDLLTTLRHYLEAAGNKTTAARRGGLSRETMYQRLRTIERLLGRDLESGDQRTELHTALTALDVLRAH